The proteins below come from a single Methanothrix thermoacetophila PT genomic window:
- the lysS gene encoding lysine--tRNA ligase, giving the protein MIIHWADVIAERLKDHGPHTLATGITPSGPVHIGNLREVMTADAVYRALVDRGVEARLIYIADTYDRLRRLYPFLDESFREHVGKPLSEIPCPEGCCSSYSEHFLQPFLRAMDLLDIKPEVYRADQLYKEGVYLDAIKTALKKRDEIARILKEVSGRDVSPGWSPFDPICRDCGRMNTTRVTGFDLDSERVDYVCECGSTGSVSMRGGGKLVWRVDWPARWHILRVTVEPFGKDHATAGGSYDTGKRISEDVYNYPAPYPIVYEWIHLKGKGAMHSSTGLVVTVQEMLDVVPPEVLRYLIIRTKPEKHIEFDPGLPLLTLVDEFDQRRGDARALELSSIRQSEPFTIPFRHMVTAVQIARDDEDLLLKVLERSGYETSRRDEILARARNVRIWLERYAPPFVKFDVKEDLPQAVRNISPEERRGLGMLAERIEGKSAQEIHDEIYAVANELGLDPKKFFQAVYLAFLGERQGPKAGWFIASLDRDFVKRRLIEASVA; this is encoded by the coding sequence ATGATCATCCACTGGGCAGATGTGATTGCAGAGAGGCTCAAGGACCATGGCCCGCACACATTGGCCACAGGCATAACGCCATCCGGGCCGGTGCACATAGGTAACTTGCGCGAGGTCATGACGGCTGACGCTGTTTACAGGGCTCTTGTAGACAGAGGCGTGGAGGCGAGGCTGATTTACATAGCTGATACATACGATCGCCTGCGGAGGCTCTATCCATTTCTGGATGAGAGCTTCAGGGAGCACGTGGGCAAGCCTTTATCTGAGATCCCGTGCCCGGAGGGGTGCTGCAGCAGCTACTCAGAGCACTTCCTGCAGCCGTTCCTGAGAGCGATGGATCTTCTGGATATAAAGCCTGAGGTCTACAGGGCGGATCAGCTCTACAAAGAGGGCGTTTATCTCGATGCGATAAAGACCGCGCTGAAAAAGAGGGACGAAATCGCGAGGATATTGAAGGAGGTCTCCGGCAGGGATGTCTCGCCGGGCTGGAGTCCTTTCGATCCGATCTGCAGGGACTGCGGGCGCATGAACACCACCAGGGTGACAGGATTTGATCTCGATTCCGAGAGGGTTGATTACGTATGCGAGTGTGGGTCCACAGGAAGCGTGAGCATGCGTGGTGGCGGCAAGCTGGTCTGGAGGGTCGACTGGCCTGCACGCTGGCATATCCTCAGGGTGACCGTTGAGCCCTTCGGAAAGGATCATGCGACTGCAGGCGGATCTTACGACACAGGAAAGAGGATCAGCGAGGATGTTTACAATTATCCTGCCCCGTATCCGATCGTCTACGAGTGGATCCATCTCAAGGGAAAGGGGGCTATGCACAGCTCCACAGGGCTTGTTGTGACGGTCCAGGAGATGCTCGATGTCGTGCCGCCAGAGGTCCTGCGTTACCTCATAATCAGGACGAAGCCAGAGAAGCACATAGAGTTTGATCCAGGGCTTCCGCTCCTCACCCTTGTGGATGAGTTCGACCAGAGGAGGGGTGATGCAAGAGCGCTGGAACTCTCCTCGATAAGGCAGAGCGAGCCCTTCACTATACCGTTCAGACATATGGTGACGGCCGTCCAGATCGCGAGGGATGACGAGGATCTCCTTCTCAAAGTTCTGGAGCGGAGCGGCTATGAGACGTCGCGCAGGGATGAGATACTCGCGCGCGCCAGGAACGTGAGGATCTGGCTGGAGCGGTATGCTCCTCCGTTTGTGAAGTTCGATGTGAAGGAGGATCTCCCTCAGGCGGTCAGAAACATATCCCCAGAGGAGCGCAGAGGCCTTGGCATGCTGGCTGAGAGGATCGAGGGAAAGAGCGCGCAGGAGATCCATGATGAGATATACGCAGTTGCAAATGAGCTCGGCCTCGATCCTAAGAAGTTCTTCCAGGCTGTGTACCTCGCATTTCTCGGTGAGCGTCAGGGGCCGAAGGCAGGGTGGTTCATCGCAAGCCTCGACAGGGATTTCGTCAAACGCAGGCTCATCGAGGCGTCTGTTGCGTGA
- a CDS encoding formylmethanofuran dehydrogenase subunit E family protein, with protein sequence MIISCQIYKVIVLKMYTINPDTVSLDNMIERGTEFHGHLGPFLVLGIRMGLAALSELGSRGHKDISAVVRSGSRPPVSCLADGIQISTGCTLGKGNISVLQDGVPEATFSSNGRTVSFRVRGSIAEKISKLSHDELEDFSWKISRMPLDSIIERL encoded by the coding sequence TTGATAATATCATGTCAGATCTACAAGGTGATTGTGTTGAAGATGTACACGATCAATCCAGATACTGTATCTCTTGATAATATGATCGAGCGCGGTACGGAGTTTCACGGCCATCTGGGTCCATTTCTCGTTCTCGGCATAAGGATGGGGCTCGCTGCCCTCAGCGAGCTCGGCTCTCGTGGACACAAGGATATCAGCGCTGTTGTGCGGTCCGGGAGCAGACCTCCGGTATCGTGTCTGGCAGATGGTATCCAGATATCCACCGGCTGCACGCTTGGAAAAGGAAACATCTCCGTGCTTCAGGATGGAGTGCCTGAGGCGACGTTCTCCTCAAACGGCAGGACCGTGAGCTTCAGGGTCAGAGGTTCAATCGCTGAGAAGATCTCGAAGCTATCGCATGATGAGCTCGAGGATTTCTCCTGGAAGATATCGAGAATGCCACTGGACTCGATCATCGAAAGGCTCTGA